The following are from one region of the Coffea eugenioides isolate CCC68of chromosome 2, Ceug_1.0, whole genome shotgun sequence genome:
- the LOC113763176 gene encoding uncharacterized protein At1g66480-like: MGNNITGAGGRKKAKVMKISGETFKLKTPVLAFDVVKDYPGHVLLESEAVKRHGIRAKPLEPQEELKPKKIYFLVELPKLPEERAPRRARSAVHMSAKDRLECLMLSRRSGSDVSVQRQNPAGPVQVKMRLPRTQVEKLVGESRDETELAERIVDLCMKN; this comes from the coding sequence ATGGGCAACAATATTACAGGAGCAGGAGGAAGAAAGAAGGCAAAGGTAATGAAGATTTCCGGTGAAACCTTCAAACTGAAAACACCTGTATTAGCTTTCGATGTGGTTAAGGACTACCCGGGTCATGTTTTGTTGGAATCAGAAGCAGTAAAGCGACATGGGATCAGAGCAAAGCCATTGGAGCCTCAAGAAGAGTTGAAGCCCAAGAAGATATATTTTCTTGTGGAATTGCCAAAGCTGCCCGAAGAAAGAGCGCCAAGGAGAGCAAGGTCTGCTGTTCACATGAGCGCTAAGGACCGGCTCGAGTGCCTGATGTTGTCAAGAAGATCAGGCTCTGATGTTTCGGTTCAGAGACAAAATCCAGCAGGGCCTGTTCAGGTTAAGATGAGGTTGCCCAGAACCCAAGTAGAGAAGTTGGTAGGAGAAAGCAGAGATGAAACAGAGCTTGCTGAAAGAATTGTGGATCTTTGCATGAAGAATTAA